A single Xenopus laevis strain J_2021 chromosome 3S, Xenopus_laevis_v10.1, whole genome shotgun sequence DNA region contains:
- the arid2.S gene encoding AT-rich interactive domain-containing protein 2 isoform X2, protein MPNSSGKPEPDHRRKGQAFLDELRQFHESRGSGFKKIPAVGGRELDLHALYTKVITLGGFAKVSEKNQWGEIGEEFSFPRSCANAAFALKQYYLRYLEKYEKVHHFGEDDDEVQPGNLKPQLPIGAIPCSYNYQQHIMPDYLRQSYGLSMDFNSPNDYNKLVLSLLSGLPNEVDFAINVCTLLSNESKHVMQLEKDPKIITLLLANAGVFDDTLGSFSAVFGNEWKEKTDRDFVQFWKDIVEDNEVRDLIYDKSTTQEGSSQESLWKSLFHPPRKSGINDIEGQRVLQIAVILRNLSFEESNVKLLAANRTCLRFLLLSAHSHFISLRQLGLDTLGNIAAELQLDPVDFKTTHLMFHTITKCLMSRDRFLKMRGMEILGNLCKAEDNAVLICEYVDQDSYKEIICHLTLPDVLLVISSLEVLYMLTELGEVACVKIANVERSIDTLVCLISMDIQMFGPDALTAVKLIEHQSSNNQVVSEIRPQTVEHVPSPVNAGSVPATRPVPAHAAPPPGIVEIDSEKFGCQWLNAHFEVCADSSLSRSEMYSEYLSTCSKLARGGILTSSGFYKCLRSVFTNHNIKRVEDPNNNGQAHIHVAGVRKRAIPLPVQMFYQQHQPASVVRVDVVSDVTGTNLSGVQQGVANHFQRGQATNLGPTITATQMSLPIQGVHTVTQNPLSQGQHQQNTTVTVIHNKTPISCEVKATVIQGSVPHTSVPVSIALGGCTQASLVQNHSCVGQQSSVTVVGSQALFHHPSILQPQSALHTVVPGQITSGTPVAVIQQTVPQGHIFGRVQNIPQVSSALSQGQQLVPTSSQPVQVTSQQSPASNQQKDTVIITPQQYVTTTSVQNFQVAPGQIFTIAGVQNPQASRIGFQNIAPKPLCSQQVSSTVVPQTLQQQQQQQQSVVIVSQPAQHGQAYAPAIHQIVLANPAAIQTGQTVQLPVQPSISPSSSSPMPTTNNQLPPVVTSPPTTPVSQGPPPTVSQMLSVKRQQLSPAPPITTPQQQAQSQQQAQTQTQQQLPQQVQVQIQQQQQTTSGVGHPSPGESSLIKQLLLPKRGPSTPGGKLILPAPQIPPPNNARAPSPQLVYQVANNQAPSFGVQGQPTPQQILVGQQNVQLVQSAMPNQSAVQTVPISNLQILPGQLISNSPATIFQGTTGNQVTITVVPNTSFATATVSQATTPQIIAPMSGTQTEVGLQVQTFPATLTQPAGHLPGSAASPPFKGDKIICQKEEEAKEATGLHVHERKIEVMENPSCPKASANTSNGETNENEVQIGNIMNGKKYDSSLPPSNSGKIQKEASSNSLVTNGSSMELGENGISGKQNSELTNTQETKNDLKKPQVNGICDFDKADGSQLSKNIPNHKASNHVGNGDISPVEQQELLDSSQLVTAKGEQVERLSNGPVVTNRAQDASNLAIQIRCNSTDLPNGPIVSSLNSDVPQQRPSVVVSTQSTASVLPGHQVIAFPHTGHRVSQSVLSADTRSTNGTTDCKTVKRPAEDNEAVPVIPNKVGVRIVTISDPNNAGCSATMVAVPAGVDPSTVAKVAIESAVHQKQQHPHTFVQTMVAQSTPVTTLPALQVQGHLVTSQLSPFPVTTSIHHVEQVKKPGQNFMCLWQSCKKWFETPSQVFYHAATEHGGKDVYPGQCMWEGCEPFQRQRFSFITHLQDKHCSREALLAGLKQEEQGQQKPSNKQPSAGASSTPRVQKAIVNHPSAALMALRRGSRNLVFRDFTDEKEGPITKHIRLTAALILKNIAKHSEHGRRSLKRHENQLSVLALSNMEASSTLAKCLYELNSTSHSIDQETDYEMLQ, encoded by the exons tTATTTGGAGAAATATGAAAAGGTGCATCATTTTGGAGAAGATGATGATGAAGTTCAGCCTGGGAATCTAAAACCACAACTCCCAATTGGTGCAATACCATGTTCATACAATTACCAGCAGCACATTATGCCAG ATTATTTACGGCAGAGTTATGGGCTTTCCATGGACTTCAATTCTCCAAATGATTACAATAAATTGGTGCTCTCCCTTTTGTCTGGACTTCCAAATGAAGTGGATTTTGCAATCAACGTGTGTACGCTTCTGTCTAATGAAAGCAAGCATGTAATGCAGCTCGAGAAGGACCCTAAAATTATCACCTTATTGCTTGCTAATGCTGGTGTGTTTGATGACA CTCTGGGATCTTTTTCAGCGGTGTTTGGCAATGAATGGAAGGAAAAAACAGACAGAGATTTTGTACAG ttttggAAGGATATTGTAGAAGATAATGAAGTACGTGACCTTATATATGATAAAAGTACAACTCAAG AAGGTTCCTCGCAAGAATCCTTGTGGAAATCTTTATTTCACCCTCCTAGAAAATCGGGCATTAATGACATTGAAGGGCAGCGTGTTCTCCAGATCGCGGTTATTTTACGAAATCTTTCCTTTGAGGAAAGTAATGTTAAACTTTTGGCAGCTAACCGTACATGCCTGCGTTTCCTGTTACTGTCTGCTCACAGTCACTTTATTTCGTTAAGACAACTGGGGCTGGACACATTGGGAAATATTGCAGCAGAG CTTCAGTTAGACCCTGTTGACTTCAAAACCACTCACCTAATGTTCCACACTATTACAAAGTGTCTGATGTCAAGAGATAGGTTCCTAAAAATGAGGG GAATGGAAATTTTAGGCAATCTTTGTAAGGCTGAAGATAATGCAGTCCTTATTTGCGAGTATGTGGATCAAGATAGTTACAAGGAAATAATATGTCATCTTACTTTACCGGATGTGCTGCTTGTAATATCTTCCCTCGAAGTACTGTATATGCTCACAGAACTGGGAGAAGTGGCATGTGTGAAGATTGCAAATGTTGAAAGGAGTATAG ATACTTTGGTGTGTCTGATTTCTATGGACATACAGATGTTTGGGCCCGATGCACTTACAGCAGTTAAGCTTATTGAACATCAGAGTTCCAACAACCAAGTTGTTTCTGAAATTCGCCCTCAAACAGTTGAGCATGTTCCTTCTCCAGTTAATGCTGGCTCTGTTCCAG CTACACGTCCCGTTCCAGCGCATGCAGCACCCCCTCCTGGAATTGTAGAAATAGACAGTGAAAAATTTGGTTGTCAATG GTTAAATGCACATTTTGAAGTTTGCGCTGACAGCTCACTATCACGATCGGAGATGTACTCTGAATACCTCTCAACCTGCAGCAAATTAGCTCGTGGTGGTATATTAACATCATCTGGTTTTTACAAATGTCTTAG gtCTGTATTTACAAACCATAACATTAAAAGAGTGGAAGACCCAAACAATAATGGGCAAGCCCACATTCATGTTGCTGGAGTAAGAAAAAGGGCCATACCACTTCCTGTTCAAATGTTCTATCAACAGCACCAGCCAGCATCTGTTGTCCGGGTTGACGTGGTTTCGGATGTCACTGGAACAAATTTATCAg GAGTGCAACAGGGAGTAGCAAACCATTTTCAGAGAGGACAAGCAACCAATCTAGGTCCCACTATAACTGCAACACAGATGTCTCTTCCTATACAAGGTGTCCATACTGTGACACAGAATCCTTTAAGTCAAGGCCAGCATCAACAGAATACAACCGTGACTGTAATACATAATAAAACTCCAATTTCTTGTGAAGTTAAGGCTACTGTAATACAAGGGTCTGTCCCACATACATCAGTCCCTGTTAGCATTGCTTTGGGAGGTTGTACACAAGCTTCTCTTGTTCAGAATCACAGTTGCGTAGGACAGCAATCCTCTGTTACTGTAGTAGGATCGCAGGCATTGTTTCACCATCCATCTATTCTTCAGCCACAATCTGCATTGCATACTGTAGTACCTGGTCAGATTACATCAGGAACGCCTGTTGCAGTTATTCAGCAAACTGTTCCACAAGGTCACATATTTGGGAGAGTGCAGAATATTCCACAAGTTTCATCAGCTCTTTCTCAAGGTCAGCAATTAGTTCCAACATCATCCCAACCTGTACAGGTCACATCTCAGCAAAGTCCAGCTTCCAACCAGCAAAAAGATACTGTCATTATTACACCCCAGCAATATGTAACAAcaacttcagtgcagaatttccaGGTTGCACCTGGGCAGATTTTTACTATAGCTGGTGTCCAAAATCCACAAGCTTCTAGGATTGGCTTCCAGAACATAGCTCCAAAACCTCTCTGTTCCCAACAAGTTTCATCAACAGTAGTACCGCAAACTCTccaacagcagcaacaacagcagcagagtGTAGTGATTGTAAGTCAACCAGCTCAACACGGTCAGGCTTATGCACCAGCTATTCACCAAATTGTTCTTGCTAATCCAGCTGCAATTCAGACCGGACAAACTGTACAGCTGCCTGTGCAGCCTAGTATATCCCCATCCTCATCTTCACCCATGCCAACTACCAATAACCAGCTCCCACCTGTAGTGACCTCTCCTCCAACCACGCCAGTGTCACAAGGACCTCCGCCTACTGTAAGCCAGATGCTTTCTGTTAAACGACAGCAGTTGTCACCAGCACCTCCCATCACCACTCCACAGCAGCAGGCACAAAGTCAGCAGCAGGCACAAACACAGACCCAACAACAACTCCCTCAGCAGGTACAAGTACAGATTCAACAACAACAGCAAACAACCTCTGGGGTTGGACACCCCTCACCAGGGGAATCGAGTCTCATAAAACAATTGTTGCTTCCAAAAAGGGGACCTTCAACGCCTGGTGGAAAGCTCATACTTCCTGCACCTCAGATACCACCCCCAAATAATGCAAGAGCACCCAGTCCACAGTTAGTATATCAAGTAGCCAATAATCAAGCACCTTCCTTTGGAGTGCAAGGGCAGCCAACACCTCAGCAAATACTGGTTGGCCAACAAAATGTGCAATTGGTCCAAAGTGCAATGCCGAATCAGTCTGCGGTACAAACTGTTCCGATCTCCAATTTGCAGATCTTGCCAGGACAGTTGATTTCAAATTCCCCAGCAACAATTTTCCAAGGAACTACTGGCAATCAAGTTACTATAACTGTTGTGCCAAATACTAGTTTTGCTACAGCAACGGTAAGCCAGGCAACTACACCTCAGATTATTGCACCAATGAGTGGGACACAAACTGAAGTTGGGCTTCAGGTACAAACATTTCCTGCTACCCTCACACAACCAGCAGGCCATTTACCAGGGTCTGCTGCTTCTCCACCATTTAAAGGTGACAAGATAATTTGCCAAAAGGAGGAGGAAGCAAAGGAAGCAACAGGACTACATGTCCATGAACGTAAAATTGAAGTTATGGAAAATCCTTCTTGTCCAAAAGCTTCTGCAAACACCAGCAATGGGGAAACTAATGAAAATGAAGTGCAAATAGGAAATattatgaatggaaaaaagtatGACTCAAGTCTACCTCCTTCAAACTCAGGGAAAATTCAAAAGGAGGCCAGTTCAAATTCACTGGTCACAAATGGGTCATCTATGGAATTGGGGGAAAATGGCATTTCTGGAAAGCAGAACTCTGAGCTGACCAATACACAGGAgacaaaaaatgatttaaaaaaaccaCAGGTCAATGGGATTTGTGATTTTGATAAGGCAGACGGTTCTCAATTGagtaaaaacattccaaatcacAAAGCTTCCAATCACGTAGGAAATGGTGACATATCACCAGTGGAGCAACAGGAACTTTTGGATTCTTCTCAACTAGTAACTGCCAAAGGTGAACAAGTAGAAAGACTTTCGAATGGACCTGTAGTAACCAATAGAGCCCAGGATGCTTCAAATTTAGCAATCCAGATACGCTGTAATTCAACAGATTTACCCAATGGACCTATAGTTTCAAGTCTGAATTCAGATGTGCCTCAGCAACGTCCATCTGTAGTTGTTTCAACTCAATCCACAGCTTCTGTTCTACCAGGTCATCAAGTTATTGCATTTCCCCACACAGGGCACCGAGTTTCTCAGTCTGTTCTTTCTGCCGACACCCGGTCTACAAATGGCACAACAGATTGCAAGACTGTTAAAAGGCCTGCAGAGGATAATGAGGCTGTCCCAGTTATTCCAAATAAAGTGGGAGTGAGGATTGTTACAATCAGTGATCCCAACAATGCTGGCTGCAGCGCAACAATGGTCGCTGTGCCTGCCGGAGTTGATCCGAGCACTGTGGCTAAAGTAGCAATAGAAAGTGCTGTTCACCAAAAACAGCAGCATCCACATACATTTGTACAGACTATGGTTGCACAG agCACTCCTGTAACAACTCTGCCAGCATTGCAAGTGCAAGGCCACCTTGTCACTTCTCAACTGTCTCCATTTCCGGTAACCACATCCATTCATCATGTGGAGCAAGTAAAGAAACCAGGACAGAATTTCATGTGCTTGTGGCAATCATGCAAAAA ATGGTTTGAAACGCCGTCCCAGGTTTTCTACCATGCTGCAACAGAACATGGAGGTAAAGATGTATATCCTGGGCAGTGTATGTGGGAAGGCTGTGAACCTTTTCAGCGACAGAGGTTTTCATTCATCACCCACTTACAG GACAAGCACTGCTCAAGAGAAGCTCTGCTAGCCGGACTAAAACAAGAGGAGCAAGGACAACAAAAACCTTCCAATAA ACAACCTTCTGCCGGTGCTTCATCAACCCCGAGAGTTCAGAAGGCCATTGTAAACCATCCCAGTGCTGCCCTCATGGCACTGAGACGGGGATCAAGAAATTTGGTCTTTAGAGActttaca GATGAAAAAGAGGGACCAATCACAAAACACATCCGCTTAACAGCTgccttaatattaaaaaatattgcaaaacacTCAGAGCATGGGCGCAG atcTCTAAAAAGACATGAAAATCAATTATCAGTTCTAGCCCTTAGTAATATGGAAGCTTCCTCCACACTTGCCAAATGCCTTTATGAACTCAATAGTACAAGTCACAGTATAGATCAAGAAACAGACTATGAAATGCTACAGTGA
- the arid2.S gene encoding AT-rich interactive domain-containing protein 2 isoform X1, with amino-acid sequence MPNSSGKPEPDHRRKGQAFLDELRQFHESRGSGFKKIPAVGGRELDLHALYTKVITLGGFAKVSEKNQWGEIGEEFSFPRSCANAAFALKQYYLRYLEKYEKVHHFGEDDDEVQPGNLKPQLPIGAIPCSYNYQQHIMPDYLRQSYGLSMDFNSPNDYNKLVLSLLSGLPNEVDFAINVCTLLSNESKHVMQLEKDPKIITLLLANAGVFDDTLGSFSAVFGNEWKEKTDRDFVQFWKDIVEDNEVRDLIYDKSTTQAEGSSQESLWKSLFHPPRKSGINDIEGQRVLQIAVILRNLSFEESNVKLLAANRTCLRFLLLSAHSHFISLRQLGLDTLGNIAAELQLDPVDFKTTHLMFHTITKCLMSRDRFLKMRGMEILGNLCKAEDNAVLICEYVDQDSYKEIICHLTLPDVLLVISSLEVLYMLTELGEVACVKIANVERSIDTLVCLISMDIQMFGPDALTAVKLIEHQSSNNQVVSEIRPQTVEHVPSPVNAGSVPATRPVPAHAAPPPGIVEIDSEKFGCQWLNAHFEVCADSSLSRSEMYSEYLSTCSKLARGGILTSSGFYKCLRSVFTNHNIKRVEDPNNNGQAHIHVAGVRKRAIPLPVQMFYQQHQPASVVRVDVVSDVTGTNLSGVQQGVANHFQRGQATNLGPTITATQMSLPIQGVHTVTQNPLSQGQHQQNTTVTVIHNKTPISCEVKATVIQGSVPHTSVPVSIALGGCTQASLVQNHSCVGQQSSVTVVGSQALFHHPSILQPQSALHTVVPGQITSGTPVAVIQQTVPQGHIFGRVQNIPQVSSALSQGQQLVPTSSQPVQVTSQQSPASNQQKDTVIITPQQYVTTTSVQNFQVAPGQIFTIAGVQNPQASRIGFQNIAPKPLCSQQVSSTVVPQTLQQQQQQQQSVVIVSQPAQHGQAYAPAIHQIVLANPAAIQTGQTVQLPVQPSISPSSSSPMPTTNNQLPPVVTSPPTTPVSQGPPPTVSQMLSVKRQQLSPAPPITTPQQQAQSQQQAQTQTQQQLPQQVQVQIQQQQQTTSGVGHPSPGESSLIKQLLLPKRGPSTPGGKLILPAPQIPPPNNARAPSPQLVYQVANNQAPSFGVQGQPTPQQILVGQQNVQLVQSAMPNQSAVQTVPISNLQILPGQLISNSPATIFQGTTGNQVTITVVPNTSFATATVSQATTPQIIAPMSGTQTEVGLQVQTFPATLTQPAGHLPGSAASPPFKGDKIICQKEEEAKEATGLHVHERKIEVMENPSCPKASANTSNGETNENEVQIGNIMNGKKYDSSLPPSNSGKIQKEASSNSLVTNGSSMELGENGISGKQNSELTNTQETKNDLKKPQVNGICDFDKADGSQLSKNIPNHKASNHVGNGDISPVEQQELLDSSQLVTAKGEQVERLSNGPVVTNRAQDASNLAIQIRCNSTDLPNGPIVSSLNSDVPQQRPSVVVSTQSTASVLPGHQVIAFPHTGHRVSQSVLSADTRSTNGTTDCKTVKRPAEDNEAVPVIPNKVGVRIVTISDPNNAGCSATMVAVPAGVDPSTVAKVAIESAVHQKQQHPHTFVQTMVAQSTPVTTLPALQVQGHLVTSQLSPFPVTTSIHHVEQVKKPGQNFMCLWQSCKKWFETPSQVFYHAATEHGGKDVYPGQCMWEGCEPFQRQRFSFITHLQDKHCSREALLAGLKQEEQGQQKPSNKQPSAGASSTPRVQKAIVNHPSAALMALRRGSRNLVFRDFTDEKEGPITKHIRLTAALILKNIAKHSEHGRRSLKRHENQLSVLALSNMEASSTLAKCLYELNSTSHSIDQETDYEMLQ; translated from the exons tTATTTGGAGAAATATGAAAAGGTGCATCATTTTGGAGAAGATGATGATGAAGTTCAGCCTGGGAATCTAAAACCACAACTCCCAATTGGTGCAATACCATGTTCATACAATTACCAGCAGCACATTATGCCAG ATTATTTACGGCAGAGTTATGGGCTTTCCATGGACTTCAATTCTCCAAATGATTACAATAAATTGGTGCTCTCCCTTTTGTCTGGACTTCCAAATGAAGTGGATTTTGCAATCAACGTGTGTACGCTTCTGTCTAATGAAAGCAAGCATGTAATGCAGCTCGAGAAGGACCCTAAAATTATCACCTTATTGCTTGCTAATGCTGGTGTGTTTGATGACA CTCTGGGATCTTTTTCAGCGGTGTTTGGCAATGAATGGAAGGAAAAAACAGACAGAGATTTTGTACAG ttttggAAGGATATTGTAGAAGATAATGAAGTACGTGACCTTATATATGATAAAAGTACAACTCAAG cagAAGGTTCCTCGCAAGAATCCTTGTGGAAATCTTTATTTCACCCTCCTAGAAAATCGGGCATTAATGACATTGAAGGGCAGCGTGTTCTCCAGATCGCGGTTATTTTACGAAATCTTTCCTTTGAGGAAAGTAATGTTAAACTTTTGGCAGCTAACCGTACATGCCTGCGTTTCCTGTTACTGTCTGCTCACAGTCACTTTATTTCGTTAAGACAACTGGGGCTGGACACATTGGGAAATATTGCAGCAGAG CTTCAGTTAGACCCTGTTGACTTCAAAACCACTCACCTAATGTTCCACACTATTACAAAGTGTCTGATGTCAAGAGATAGGTTCCTAAAAATGAGGG GAATGGAAATTTTAGGCAATCTTTGTAAGGCTGAAGATAATGCAGTCCTTATTTGCGAGTATGTGGATCAAGATAGTTACAAGGAAATAATATGTCATCTTACTTTACCGGATGTGCTGCTTGTAATATCTTCCCTCGAAGTACTGTATATGCTCACAGAACTGGGAGAAGTGGCATGTGTGAAGATTGCAAATGTTGAAAGGAGTATAG ATACTTTGGTGTGTCTGATTTCTATGGACATACAGATGTTTGGGCCCGATGCACTTACAGCAGTTAAGCTTATTGAACATCAGAGTTCCAACAACCAAGTTGTTTCTGAAATTCGCCCTCAAACAGTTGAGCATGTTCCTTCTCCAGTTAATGCTGGCTCTGTTCCAG CTACACGTCCCGTTCCAGCGCATGCAGCACCCCCTCCTGGAATTGTAGAAATAGACAGTGAAAAATTTGGTTGTCAATG GTTAAATGCACATTTTGAAGTTTGCGCTGACAGCTCACTATCACGATCGGAGATGTACTCTGAATACCTCTCAACCTGCAGCAAATTAGCTCGTGGTGGTATATTAACATCATCTGGTTTTTACAAATGTCTTAG gtCTGTATTTACAAACCATAACATTAAAAGAGTGGAAGACCCAAACAATAATGGGCAAGCCCACATTCATGTTGCTGGAGTAAGAAAAAGGGCCATACCACTTCCTGTTCAAATGTTCTATCAACAGCACCAGCCAGCATCTGTTGTCCGGGTTGACGTGGTTTCGGATGTCACTGGAACAAATTTATCAg GAGTGCAACAGGGAGTAGCAAACCATTTTCAGAGAGGACAAGCAACCAATCTAGGTCCCACTATAACTGCAACACAGATGTCTCTTCCTATACAAGGTGTCCATACTGTGACACAGAATCCTTTAAGTCAAGGCCAGCATCAACAGAATACAACCGTGACTGTAATACATAATAAAACTCCAATTTCTTGTGAAGTTAAGGCTACTGTAATACAAGGGTCTGTCCCACATACATCAGTCCCTGTTAGCATTGCTTTGGGAGGTTGTACACAAGCTTCTCTTGTTCAGAATCACAGTTGCGTAGGACAGCAATCCTCTGTTACTGTAGTAGGATCGCAGGCATTGTTTCACCATCCATCTATTCTTCAGCCACAATCTGCATTGCATACTGTAGTACCTGGTCAGATTACATCAGGAACGCCTGTTGCAGTTATTCAGCAAACTGTTCCACAAGGTCACATATTTGGGAGAGTGCAGAATATTCCACAAGTTTCATCAGCTCTTTCTCAAGGTCAGCAATTAGTTCCAACATCATCCCAACCTGTACAGGTCACATCTCAGCAAAGTCCAGCTTCCAACCAGCAAAAAGATACTGTCATTATTACACCCCAGCAATATGTAACAAcaacttcagtgcagaatttccaGGTTGCACCTGGGCAGATTTTTACTATAGCTGGTGTCCAAAATCCACAAGCTTCTAGGATTGGCTTCCAGAACATAGCTCCAAAACCTCTCTGTTCCCAACAAGTTTCATCAACAGTAGTACCGCAAACTCTccaacagcagcaacaacagcagcagagtGTAGTGATTGTAAGTCAACCAGCTCAACACGGTCAGGCTTATGCACCAGCTATTCACCAAATTGTTCTTGCTAATCCAGCTGCAATTCAGACCGGACAAACTGTACAGCTGCCTGTGCAGCCTAGTATATCCCCATCCTCATCTTCACCCATGCCAACTACCAATAACCAGCTCCCACCTGTAGTGACCTCTCCTCCAACCACGCCAGTGTCACAAGGACCTCCGCCTACTGTAAGCCAGATGCTTTCTGTTAAACGACAGCAGTTGTCACCAGCACCTCCCATCACCACTCCACAGCAGCAGGCACAAAGTCAGCAGCAGGCACAAACACAGACCCAACAACAACTCCCTCAGCAGGTACAAGTACAGATTCAACAACAACAGCAAACAACCTCTGGGGTTGGACACCCCTCACCAGGGGAATCGAGTCTCATAAAACAATTGTTGCTTCCAAAAAGGGGACCTTCAACGCCTGGTGGAAAGCTCATACTTCCTGCACCTCAGATACCACCCCCAAATAATGCAAGAGCACCCAGTCCACAGTTAGTATATCAAGTAGCCAATAATCAAGCACCTTCCTTTGGAGTGCAAGGGCAGCCAACACCTCAGCAAATACTGGTTGGCCAACAAAATGTGCAATTGGTCCAAAGTGCAATGCCGAATCAGTCTGCGGTACAAACTGTTCCGATCTCCAATTTGCAGATCTTGCCAGGACAGTTGATTTCAAATTCCCCAGCAACAATTTTCCAAGGAACTACTGGCAATCAAGTTACTATAACTGTTGTGCCAAATACTAGTTTTGCTACAGCAACGGTAAGCCAGGCAACTACACCTCAGATTATTGCACCAATGAGTGGGACACAAACTGAAGTTGGGCTTCAGGTACAAACATTTCCTGCTACCCTCACACAACCAGCAGGCCATTTACCAGGGTCTGCTGCTTCTCCACCATTTAAAGGTGACAAGATAATTTGCCAAAAGGAGGAGGAAGCAAAGGAAGCAACAGGACTACATGTCCATGAACGTAAAATTGAAGTTATGGAAAATCCTTCTTGTCCAAAAGCTTCTGCAAACACCAGCAATGGGGAAACTAATGAAAATGAAGTGCAAATAGGAAATattatgaatggaaaaaagtatGACTCAAGTCTACCTCCTTCAAACTCAGGGAAAATTCAAAAGGAGGCCAGTTCAAATTCACTGGTCACAAATGGGTCATCTATGGAATTGGGGGAAAATGGCATTTCTGGAAAGCAGAACTCTGAGCTGACCAATACACAGGAgacaaaaaatgatttaaaaaaaccaCAGGTCAATGGGATTTGTGATTTTGATAAGGCAGACGGTTCTCAATTGagtaaaaacattccaaatcacAAAGCTTCCAATCACGTAGGAAATGGTGACATATCACCAGTGGAGCAACAGGAACTTTTGGATTCTTCTCAACTAGTAACTGCCAAAGGTGAACAAGTAGAAAGACTTTCGAATGGACCTGTAGTAACCAATAGAGCCCAGGATGCTTCAAATTTAGCAATCCAGATACGCTGTAATTCAACAGATTTACCCAATGGACCTATAGTTTCAAGTCTGAATTCAGATGTGCCTCAGCAACGTCCATCTGTAGTTGTTTCAACTCAATCCACAGCTTCTGTTCTACCAGGTCATCAAGTTATTGCATTTCCCCACACAGGGCACCGAGTTTCTCAGTCTGTTCTTTCTGCCGACACCCGGTCTACAAATGGCACAACAGATTGCAAGACTGTTAAAAGGCCTGCAGAGGATAATGAGGCTGTCCCAGTTATTCCAAATAAAGTGGGAGTGAGGATTGTTACAATCAGTGATCCCAACAATGCTGGCTGCAGCGCAACAATGGTCGCTGTGCCTGCCGGAGTTGATCCGAGCACTGTGGCTAAAGTAGCAATAGAAAGTGCTGTTCACCAAAAACAGCAGCATCCACATACATTTGTACAGACTATGGTTGCACAG agCACTCCTGTAACAACTCTGCCAGCATTGCAAGTGCAAGGCCACCTTGTCACTTCTCAACTGTCTCCATTTCCGGTAACCACATCCATTCATCATGTGGAGCAAGTAAAGAAACCAGGACAGAATTTCATGTGCTTGTGGCAATCATGCAAAAA ATGGTTTGAAACGCCGTCCCAGGTTTTCTACCATGCTGCAACAGAACATGGAGGTAAAGATGTATATCCTGGGCAGTGTATGTGGGAAGGCTGTGAACCTTTTCAGCGACAGAGGTTTTCATTCATCACCCACTTACAG GACAAGCACTGCTCAAGAGAAGCTCTGCTAGCCGGACTAAAACAAGAGGAGCAAGGACAACAAAAACCTTCCAATAA ACAACCTTCTGCCGGTGCTTCATCAACCCCGAGAGTTCAGAAGGCCATTGTAAACCATCCCAGTGCTGCCCTCATGGCACTGAGACGGGGATCAAGAAATTTGGTCTTTAGAGActttaca GATGAAAAAGAGGGACCAATCACAAAACACATCCGCTTAACAGCTgccttaatattaaaaaatattgcaaaacacTCAGAGCATGGGCGCAG atcTCTAAAAAGACATGAAAATCAATTATCAGTTCTAGCCCTTAGTAATATGGAAGCTTCCTCCACACTTGCCAAATGCCTTTATGAACTCAATAGTACAAGTCACAGTATAGATCAAGAAACAGACTATGAAATGCTACAGTGA